A stretch of the Macaca mulatta isolate MMU2019108-1 chromosome 14, T2T-MMU8v2.0, whole genome shotgun sequence genome encodes the following:
- the OR56A1 gene encoding olfactory receptor 56A1 isoform X2 — protein MASPSNDSAAPVSEFLLICFPDFQSWQHWLSLPLSLLFLLAMGANTTLLITIQLEALLYQPLYYLLSLLSLLDIVLCLTVIPKVLAIFWFDLRLISFPACFFQMFIMNSFLPIESCTFMVMAYDCYVAICHPLRYPSIITNQFVAKASVFIVVQNAFLTVPIPILTSLLHYCGKNVIENCICANLSVSRLSCDNFTLNRIYQFVAGWTLLGLDFILIFLSYTFILRAMLRFKAEGAAVKALSTCGSHFILILFFSTILLVLVLINVARKKVPMDILILLNVLHHLIPPALNRIVYGVRTKEIKQGIQKLLQRTR, from the coding sequence ATGGCATCACCCAGCAATGACTCCGCTGCTCCAGTCTCTGAATTCCTCCTCATCTGCTTCCCCGACTTCCAGAGTTGGCAGCACTGGCTGTCCCTGCCCCTcagccttctcttcctcctggccATGGGGGCTAACACCACCCTCCTGATCACCATCCAGCTGGAGGCCTTGCTGTACCAGCCCCTGTACTACCTGCTCAGCCTCCTCTCCCTGCTGGACATCGTACTCTGCCTCACCGTCATCCCCAAGGTCCTGGCCATCTTCTGGTTTGACCTCAGGTTGATCAGTTTCCCTGCCTGCTTCTTCCAGATGTTCATCATGAACAGTTTCCTCCCCATAGAGTCCTGCACGTTTATGGTCATGGCCTATGACTGTTACGTGGCCATCTGCCACCCACTGCGGTACCCGTCCATTATCACTAATCAATTTGTGGCCAAAGCTAGTGTCTTCATTGTGGTGCAGAATGCCTTTCTTACTGTACCCATTCCTATCCTCACTTCCCTGCTCCATTACTGTGGGAAAAACGTCATTGAGAACTGCATCTGTGCCAACCTGTCTGTGTCCAGGCTCTCCTGTGATAATTTCACCCTTAACAGAATCTACCAATTTGTGGCTGGTTGGACCTTGCTGGGCTTGGATTTCATCCTCATCTTCCTCTCTTACACCTTCATTCTAAGAGCCATGCTTAGATTCAAAGCAGAGGGGGCAGCAGTGAAGGCCCTGAGCACATGTGGCTCCCACTTCATCCTCATTCTTTTCTTCAGCACCATACTGCTGGTTTTGGTGTTGATAAATGTGGCCAGAAAGAAGGTCCCCATGGACATCCTGATCCTGCTCAATGTCCTTCATCACCTTATTCCTCCTGCATTGAACCGTATTGTGTATGGGGTTCGGACCAAAGAGATAAAACAGGGAATTCAAAAACTACTGCAGAGAACGAGGTGA
- the OR56A1 gene encoding olfactory receptor 56A1 isoform X1 — protein MSRNHEKPTQLTIQPMASPSNDSAAPVSEFLLICFPDFQSWQHWLSLPLSLLFLLAMGANTTLLITIQLEALLYQPLYYLLSLLSLLDIVLCLTVIPKVLAIFWFDLRLISFPACFFQMFIMNSFLPIESCTFMVMAYDCYVAICHPLRYPSIITNQFVAKASVFIVVQNAFLTVPIPILTSLLHYCGKNVIENCICANLSVSRLSCDNFTLNRIYQFVAGWTLLGLDFILIFLSYTFILRAMLRFKAEGAAVKALSTCGSHFILILFFSTILLVLVLINVARKKVPMDILILLNVLHHLIPPALNRIVYGVRTKEIKQGIQKLLQRTR, from the exons ATGAGTAGAAA TCATGAGAAGCCTACTCAGCTTACGATTCAGCCTATGGCATCACCCAGCAATGACTCCGCTGCTCCAGTCTCTGAATTCCTCCTCATCTGCTTCCCCGACTTCCAGAGTTGGCAGCACTGGCTGTCCCTGCCCCTcagccttctcttcctcctggccATGGGGGCTAACACCACCCTCCTGATCACCATCCAGCTGGAGGCCTTGCTGTACCAGCCCCTGTACTACCTGCTCAGCCTCCTCTCCCTGCTGGACATCGTACTCTGCCTCACCGTCATCCCCAAGGTCCTGGCCATCTTCTGGTTTGACCTCAGGTTGATCAGTTTCCCTGCCTGCTTCTTCCAGATGTTCATCATGAACAGTTTCCTCCCCATAGAGTCCTGCACGTTTATGGTCATGGCCTATGACTGTTACGTGGCCATCTGCCACCCACTGCGGTACCCGTCCATTATCACTAATCAATTTGTGGCCAAAGCTAGTGTCTTCATTGTGGTGCAGAATGCCTTTCTTACTGTACCCATTCCTATCCTCACTTCCCTGCTCCATTACTGTGGGAAAAACGTCATTGAGAACTGCATCTGTGCCAACCTGTCTGTGTCCAGGCTCTCCTGTGATAATTTCACCCTTAACAGAATCTACCAATTTGTGGCTGGTTGGACCTTGCTGGGCTTGGATTTCATCCTCATCTTCCTCTCTTACACCTTCATTCTAAGAGCCATGCTTAGATTCAAAGCAGAGGGGGCAGCAGTGAAGGCCCTGAGCACATGTGGCTCCCACTTCATCCTCATTCTTTTCTTCAGCACCATACTGCTGGTTTTGGTGTTGATAAATGTGGCCAGAAAGAAGGTCCCCATGGACATCCTGATCCTGCTCAATGTCCTTCATCACCTTATTCCTCCTGCATTGAACCGTATTGTGTATGGGGTTCGGACCAAAGAGATAAAACAGGGAATTCAAAAACTACTGCAGAGAACGAGGTGA